The stretch of DNA GTCGATCTGCTCGCGCATCTTGTCGAAGGCGCGGTAGACGCGCTGGCGCTCCGCCTCGATGTCTTCGGCCACCACCTGATCGATCTCGATCCTTGGCTGGTGGAACACCGCCTGCCCGGTCGCCAGGCCCTTAACGAGGATGAGTCCTTCGAGCACCTCTGTCTCGGTATTCGCATTCCCGAGATCGATCGCCTCTACATCGTCAACCAGTTCCTTGTGCGCGATGAGTTCCGACAGCACCATGGCGGTGGTCTGGAGCGCCTCGATCTCAACCTCTTCGTACCGCCGGGGATCGGCATGCTGCACGCACAACACGCCAACGGCACGCTCGCGATAGACGATCGGTACCCCGGCAAAGGAATGGAACTTTTCTTCCCCCGTTTCAGGGCGATAGAGGAAGTCAGGATGCGCCTTGGCTTCTGCCAGGTTGAGCGTTTCGATATTGCGCGCGATCGCACCGACGAGGCCTTCAGATAGCCCCATACGGGTTATGTGGACGGCATCCGGATTGAGGCCCTGCGTAGCGTAGAGTTCGAGCGCACCCTGGCGCAGCAGGTAGATCGAGCAGACTTCCGAGTGCAGGCTTTCTGCGATCGTTTCGACCACGCGGTCCAGTTTGTATTGGGCGTGGGTTCGCCCAGCCATGATCTCGTGCAGGCGGGTGAGGATCTGGCGGGCGGAGGCTGCGGCGGACATAAGCCGAGCCTATAGCAAAAATAGGGGTTTGCGGAAGCGGGGCTGGGGGCCCCGCATCCGCTTGTACCCGATCAGCAGCTTGCCAGTTCTTCCTTGATACGGAGCTTCTGCTTCTTGAGCTGCTGGATCATCGCTACGTCGGGCGCGGGTCGCGATTGCTCGGCGTGGAGGCGTGCCTCGAGACCGGCATGCTTGGCTTTCAGCGCTTCGACATGGGATGATTGCATAGAGCTGTCTCCTTTGCGGGTTAGTTGCGACCCCAAGAAGCGACTCGTGCCAGCGCGGCACGGGCCGCAGACCAAGTATCAAACCATACAATTGCCGATTTACAAACACCCGATCTTGGGGCCATGCGACGAAGCGAGATTCGGGAAGGGCAAGCGTGAACGAGCAGGAGCTGCGCAAGAGACTGGAGATGCTCCGCACCGAGCATCGCGATCTCGACGTGGCCATCGCCGCGCTGAGCGAAGCGGGCGAACGCAACGGCTTCGTCGACCAGCTCCAGATCGCCCGGCTGAAGAAGCGCAAGCTCCAGCTCAAGGACCGTATCGCCCTGATCGAAGATACGCTGGTTCCCGACATCATCGCCTGAAAGGCTGGTGCGTTCCAGCCCGGGACAGGCGAATCAGCAAAGCTAGCCAGCCTTGTAACAAGAGCGTAACCAAGCTGCATGTCGTCACGCGATATCAGCGAAGAGATCATCGAGGACCTCTACGCAGAGGCTCTTCT from Erythrobacter mangrovi encodes:
- a CDS encoding YdcH family protein — protein: MQSSHVEALKAKHAGLEARLHAEQSRPAPDVAMIQQLKKQKLRIKEELASC
- a CDS encoding YdcH family protein encodes the protein MNEQELRKRLEMLRTEHRDLDVAIAALSEAGERNGFVDQLQIARLKKRKLQLKDRIALIEDTLVPDIIA